The following is a genomic window from Vitis vinifera cultivar Pinot Noir 40024 chromosome 6, ASM3070453v1.
AATGcttttcctccaatcatgatcGTGCGTGGTGTTGTATTCTTTCGTTCTTCAGGGCTCATCTCCTGCcatgatcatatttttttttgaaaaaaaaaaaatcaattacagCTGTGCTTAAAATACATCTAGTGAAATATTTTCTCTGAAGTTCAACATTGAAGTGCTTTTGAACTAAATGCTTCTACAAAATCTGTACTGAACTTTATTTTACTCAAAATACAGTTTGGATCATATCAAACGCCTATGATGGCATCTGGCACCCCAAAGTGTCTGGGTAATAGCCATGAACAGAAGGatttaaataaacttattttttttccctgttcTTTTAATTCCAGAACAAGAATTGAAATCCTAAAGTCAGTGAACTAGAAAAAAAGATGGATAGCATAAAGTTGTGGGATCATAAAAAATGACAGAAACTAGGGAAGTTGGGAATAAACAGAGACAGATAATAGCAATACTGACAGTAAATTCACTATTTGACTAcatatttttcttggtattcaTTGTAATCAGGAACAAACTAATCAAAATGACATCCAACTTTTTGTGAGCATGACTACCGCAAAACAATAGACATTGTTGGAAGTGTACCTTTAACTTCTTGTACCTATAGATTGCACCCAGAATATTTAGCAGCTGTCTCTTATATTCGTGGATGCGCTTGACTTGAATGTCAAATAAACTATTTGGGTCAATGCTTTCACCTGTTACTTGCAGTATGTACTGTGCCAAACGCTGCTTGTTAGCCATCTTTGCAGATGCCCATTCAGCCTGGAATTCTTCATTGTCGGAAAACTATTGTAGAAGGGATTAGTATTGAATTGATATTATTACAATAACAGGAAGCATTTACTTTGAGGAAAATGATAACTACATATGTTTAAGTTAGCTTTATACGTACTTTCCGTAGATTTGCAAGTTTGTCAAGGTTGGTAACCCATTCATCAGTTTTTAACCATTTGCTTATTATGTTACTAAGCTCAGGACTGCAAAACCGGAGCCACCGGCGAGGGGTAATGCCATTGGTTTTATTCTGGAACTTGGTGGGCCATATAGAGACATAGTCTGCAAATAACTCGGCTTTTAAAATATCACTGTGTAACTGAGCAACACCATTTACCTGCACAAGGGTGGTCGAGAAAGTTGCTTTTCAAATTTGTACGTGCAAAAAAAATGGAGacagagagagaagagaggaagagagaaattaaaggaagaaAGGATGATTGAAACAATGCATATATGGTTTTAAATAGTGTAATTAAGTCATGACAGCAAGACCCATTTGGCCAAATCTGAGAAATACATATGCAGTTTTTGTTACTATGATCAACTTGTAATTGAAACTAGGGAAAAAGCTTAATAACAATTAAATAGGTCCATATTTACAGAGGAGATGTCCTCACAAATGATAACTTTTAAGCAATCATTTGCCTACTATAGCCATGCTATCAGAACTGGAATGAGAAAATGGTTTATGTTTATCATGTGAGAGCAGCTATTTAGCTTTCTTGAAACCATCTAAGATTTGATTTTGGGGAAAGCTTAAAAGAGTATGTGCATTTTTAGTTCTCCAAAAAATAAACCTCTTACCGAATGTGCAGATACCACACACAGATTTGCCATCCGCACCACTGGCTTTTGGGGATTATTATCTAAGATACACATATTGGGAATTTTACTCTCAAGATCAGTTCGACTGGAGCGTATCATAGTGATGAACTGCAAAAAGTCTGTGGTTCagtaatcaaataatttaaaataacatatgcAGACATAGGAGAAATAAGAAATGGGTAGCCAGTTTACCCGCTTATCAATTTCTTCTATGATTTCCATATGGCGTGGAAGAAGCTTCCACATTACAACTTGTGACCATTTCTCAAGTGCTTCAGGAAGGACAGTGTGATTTGTATAGGCAATTGTTctgattcaatatttttgccATAAAGTTGTATTAACATAAGAAAAAGCAACAGACAAAGAAGGTCATGCTGGAAAACCCATGAGCGAGTGTTCtatcaaacaaaaaacataGTGAACCTTGATGTCACATCCCAAGCTTCATCCCATGCAAGTCCTTCGTCATCCATCAGTAATCGCATCAATTCTGGAATTGCAAGAGTAGGATGTGTATCATTCAACTGCACTGCTACCTTACTGGGAAATTCAGACCATTGCCATGAGCCCCCATCTTTCCTCTCCTTGAATCTGAAAATAATGTCCTGTAACTCTTACCAAGATTAGAGATGattcacaaaatttggaatGGAAACTAATAGCTGCAAATGCCATCATTATAACCTAGGGATTGATAATGCATTGAATCTTCCATGGATGCACAGAAATTGTCCTTAAGACGAAGACCTAGTGTAACGTGAGCATGAACATCTCCTTTAACTAATACCTGAAACAGGGTTTAAGCATATAGGTATACCTTTATAAAAGCACCAAAACCTCAGATTATGTTTAAAGAAGTGTCTTTGGAGCTTGATGAGCTCTTGTTTCTATTTTGGGGGTATTGTACAGGGCTTGAGTTATAAGCCCTACCATCATAAACAGAGCACTACAAGAGTCCCACATACAAAATTTCAATGGAAACCATCTTGTGAGTCAATTACATGAGCCAATCAAGGTCTGGTGCTCTCTCCCGTTCAATGGAACTCTGATGGGCAaatgttgtttattttattgtatGTTGGGgctaaataaaagaaatatgatgATATGGTACATTGTTTAATTGcatgtttaaaatatttgaatagaaTGGAGAGACCATAGGAAGAACggcactctttttttttttttgataggcacatgaaaaataataatataaattagaGGAGAAAATACAAGAAGGATGAAGCTAAGGCACACTAAAGTATTTAGGGAAGGGCACTCTCATCCTAAACAAATGTAATGGTTGATACTTGCCATAAGCAATGTGGGCATGATTATGCAGGAATGCAAGTCCTCTGTCCATTTGCAATTTTGGCCAACCATATCACCACCACCCAGATGcatgaatataataaataaaagtgtaGGATAGTAAGAAGTATTTTTTCAAGaagataattaatttgaatctCAAAGTAGTACAAATCCATCTTGAAATGCATGGATAACATGAGGATGTGTAGGATGCAAAGTCAACAAACTCCTATTGAGAAAAACAATAGAAATCATAAACATAATAATAACGGATCACAAAGAAGAGAAGGaaccaacctgaagtgaggcacTGCATAGGAAAAATTGTTGCTTTAGTCGCAAAAGCTTTCCactttctgtagcatctccagGATATAGAACAGCACAAATCTGAAAAATGTCAATACATTGTCAGTATGCTTCAGGAAAACAACTGAAATACATGAATTTGatgataaatgattaaataaaaaaagctcaTCAAATAATCATTAGCTTAGAGAGTAAAATGAGTTCATATGCTAGAGGACACCAACATCTCAAACAGAATGAGGGAGAGGGAAAGGGCCTACACTAGCACAAAACATTAAACTTCATAAAGAGGACAATGAATAAATGCTTGATGCACCCTCCTTTCACAGGGGGGCAATGAATAACCAACCTGCTGAGCTTGAGAATGAAGCTGTGCAGCAACTTCATATTGTCCATCATTAAACTGAAATAAGTTAAAATCCTCAGCACCAGCTTTTGCTTCCCAGAGACGAAGGCTTATAGTGTTTTTGGTTTTGTATCCTGGAATTGGCACATCATAGGCTAGAGCCTTCATGACCTCTCCCCCAATCCATTTACGGCTGCAATACATTAAAAGCAGGAAGAATCACATAATGAATGTGCAAATGTTGATCTAAATTAGATTAAGACTTAAAGATAAGAAAGCCTTTGAAAGCTATTAATGGTCCCCATAGCTGTTAACTCATAAGATGTATCGTgtatcttttttctatttttctatattGTGTATTGTATCGTATCATGTACCATCGGTTTTTTTATatggtgaaaaagaaaaaaaaattgtatatctATGCATATATTTTGAAAGCATGATATATAGACTAATATATAaccaattttatgaaaaaacattaAGATTTAAAGAGTTAAactatattatatcatatgaaaacattgaatattATACCAAGTCCTCTAGgatttgggatggggtggaagagagatttcAAAAAAGATTAGCATTGTGGAAGAGGCAGTATCTTTCAAAAGGTGGAAGGTTGACCTTGGTGAAGAGCACTTTGTCCAGTATGTCTATTTACTTTATGTCTCTCTTTGTCATTCCAAGGAGAGTAGCCGCTAGACTAGAGAAGATTCAAATagactttttgtggggaggaggTGCTTTAGAACAAAAGCCACACTTGGTGAGATGGGCTATTGTTTGGTTGGACAAACAACAAGAAGGCTTGGGTATCAGAGATTTAACCTTCCTCAATGAGGCTCTCTTAGGCAAGTGGTCTTGGAGATTTGCAAGTGAAAGGGACCCTCTTTGGAAACGGATGATTGTCGGCAAGTATGGGCAAGTTGAGGGGGGTTGGTGTTCTAAAGTTGTTAGGGAAGGACATGGTGTGGGGGTGTGGAAGGCTATTAGAGGCAAATGGGAGATGTTCAAAACAAGAACTGGGTTTACAATTGGGTTTGGAAATAGGGTGAAGTTCTAgaaggacaagtggtgtgggGATTCATCCTTGAGGGAGTCCTTTCTTGAGCTTTATTCCATAGTCTCCTTTAAAGATGCTTGGGTGAGTGACCTTTGGGAGGATGGTGATTGGAGTCCTAGGTTTACGAGGCAACTGCATGGTTGAGAGCTAAAGGAGGTGCAAGCCTTTTTGGGAAGATTGTCAGCACACCCCTTGTTTGTGGAGACCAATGATGCCATGGTATGATTGCCTACAAAGGATGATGCTTTCTCTGTTAAGTCCTTCTACTCCTCCTTGGCCGATAGGAGAGTGGAACCGTTCCCCCATGGtattgtttggaatttttgggtGCCCTTGAGaattagcttctttgcttgggaagcaactTGGGCCAAGATTTTGACTTTGGATCAACTCAAAAAGAGGGGTTGGAGGATTTCTAATAGATGTTACTTGTGTAAGGAAGAATAAGAAACTAGCGACCATATTCTCATCCATTGTTCAAAAGCTCGTTTGTTATGGCAGTTGATCTTTGCACTTTCTGGCATTCAATAGGTGTTGAGTCGTTCAGTTAGAGAGGTCCTTCTGAGTTGGCATGgatcttttgtgggtaaaaagaggaAGAATGCTTGGAAAACTACTCTGTTGTGTATGCTTTAGGCTTTAAGGCGGGAGAGAAATAAGAGGGCTTTTGACAACTTTGAAAGCACggatcaaacaattaaaaattcttttttgtatctatattgGGATTGGTTGGATTGTGCATTGAGGGTGGATCTTTATCATTGTTAGACTTTGTGGATTGGGTAGGCTCACAATAGGGTGCGGTAACGAGTTTTTGTGTCTTCGCgcctttttgtcattttttctttgtatatgacgtgtatactttctttcttttaatacaattctcatttacctatcaaaaaaaaaaaaaaaaaaacaacattgaatattagaattttgaaaagttcaaattAACAAGATATGACTTTAATGTATAGATTCATCACATAATCTACAAAAATAAACTTCTTGAATTTTTAGTCGtgatttttagttccaaattctaaCTGGACATATGCATTTATGTGTGTTGATTGATATATAAAGACATATATATAACATTTGACAACAAGAATGTAGTtctcatataaaattattttaactatttctccttttatgatcaatttttaatcttttaataatttttaaacaattaatataatatattcttttaacaaaaaaaaattgaatttgattttttttttaaataataaaaaatggttgaagATGCATATATCGTTGTATCATTATATCACATACCATATCATGTATCGTATATGTACTGTAGACTTTAAGATAAGATACGGATTGCAAAATATAGCAATTTCCATAAAAGTTCCATTGTATCATTGTAttgtaagtttttaacaactatgatGGTCCCTCATAAGTGATAACACGACATTCTTGAACTAAATTGGTTCAAAGACAAACTAAGCCTTGAAACTACACTTACGATCCAGAGGGACTGACTGCAACGTGACCAAAGAATCTGACAGGAAATACAACATCATGCCTGACAACTTCCCAAGGACTGAACTTCTGCATAAAACCACCATAATTACACATCATGAGAACCtcataaaataaacaattttagaCACAGATTTGAGATGAAATCAAACCTCAAGCCAATCTTCGGCAATTTCTTCTTGGCCCTCCTTCGTGATCTTTTGCTTGAACAGCCCATATCTGTATCTCAAACCATATCCCCACGCAGGCAAATTTAATGTTGCCATGGAGTCAAGAAAGCATGAAGCAAGCCTTCCCAGTCCACCATTTCCTAGTGCCGCATCTTTTTCCTATAAGATATCATTTCTTATAATCATCAAAGTTCAAAAGTTGAGACCAAACGCAGAGATatcattatttcaaataaaCTACAATCGAAGAATGCAGACTACGGCATTTTGTTCAGAACTGGAAATTGAAATGGTGGACCTAGATTCATATTGTAGGACAGAAAGTTGAGATGAAGACTTGTTGATTATTGACAACAACTGCCCACAAagcaaaataaagtttaattacATGGACTATTGTTGATATGATATTCAACTGAACCTACATCTTGCATGTCATAGCTATACTCTTCAATAACTGCTACAGACTTCCACAAGCTTTTGCAGCCTATAATTATCTATAACTTAACACATGTAATCAAGAAAAAAGGCAAATCTAATAAATGgtgaaatgattaaaaaattaaggatcTCAATGATACAGTGTCTTGACATGATAACATGGacaaaatctttgaaaaacaaagttttatatataaaaaattgtaagagATGGGGCAACCTGCTCAGCAATTTCCTCAAGTCCATGCCCCAGCTTATTTAAAGCATCAGCATATGCATCTTGGATGTTAAGGTTTCCAATTGCATTTGTCAAGGCACGCCCTTGAAGATACTCCATGGATAAGTAGTATGTTTGCTTTGGATCAGTCTTGTGATAGTGAACATATGTATCATTCCATTGCTGCAAAGTGATCAACACATTAGCAGAGGCATCATTAATCCAGCTGCATTTTGtgaataagaaagagaaaacaacCTAATTTATCCATAATCTCAGAGCTAAGATTCATTgtacaaagtaaaaaaaaaaaagcacagttaattaaaatattttcatgagtGAATTTGATTACACATATCCCAATGTTTAGTTCTATGGAAAAATTtaagttgttatttcctttttgTGCAGCGGAAAGCTTTAAATCAACATTTCCTTCACTATATTATATCTCATTAATATCAGATATTAAGCATTTAAGCCTCACAAGCAcactttaattttgttatatatctttttaagaaaataacgTAAAAAAATCATGGTGAAAACCAGATCTACAATATTCCATATCTGAAGAGGATTAAGTAATTAACAAGGCTGAAGTTAGTAAGCAACGTATTTTTCTTCACCAGGGAGGGACAAAATCACTCATTTTACATTTAGTTCGTATGGAATTTTAGCAGAAACATTCCAATCTAAAATACATCTACAAGATAtcaatatttagaaaaatgaataaaattgcAGATGTAAAATAATGACATCACTTCCCTACCccaattttatgaataaaatagcATTATTTCAAACTATGCCAAATTTGAAAAGCATCAATAAAGTACAAACTCCTGAATGTGTCCTTTTAATTCCTTAACTTCCAGATCTAACATGTCTTACTTGTATCAGACGATCGCGGACACTCTCAGCTGTTGCATAATAAGCTTGCTCTGGCTCAAACttgaaaggagaaaaatgagGACTGTATTGCACATGGTAATTGATATTAGATGCAATCTCAGCAGGTTCTTCAGCCAAGGGGTGAGCAATAGCCGGAATTTCAGCAGGGATGCCAGGCGCAGCACTACCATTATTAGCTTTCTTGGTTGCCAT
Proteins encoded in this region:
- the LOC100251865 gene encoding alpha-glucan phosphorylase, H isozyme — encoded protein: MATKKANNGSAAPGIPAEIPAIAHPLAEEPAEIASNINYHVQYSPHFSPFKFEPEQAYYATAESVRDRLIQQWNDTYVHYHKTDPKQTYYLSMEYLQGRALTNAIGNLNIQDAYADALNKLGHGLEEIAEQEKDAALGNGGLGRLASCFLDSMATLNLPAWGYGLRYRYGLFKQKITKEGQEEIAEDWLEKFSPWEVVRHDVVFPVRFFGHVAVSPSGSRKWIGGEVMKALAYDVPIPGYKTKNTISLRLWEAKAGAEDFNLFQFNDGQYEVAAQLHSQAQQICAVLYPGDATESGKLLRLKQQFFLCSASLQDIIFRFKERKDGGSWQWSEFPSKVAVQLNDTHPTLAIPELMRLLMDDEGLAWDEAWDVTSRTIAYTNHTVLPEALEKWSQVVMWKLLPRHMEIIEEIDKRFITMIRSSRTDLESKIPNMCILDNNPQKPVVRMANLCVVSAHSVNGVAQLHSDILKAELFADYVSIWPTKFQNKTNGITPRRWLRFCSPELSNIISKWLKTDEWVTNLDKLANLRKFSDNEEFQAEWASAKMANKQRLAQYILQVTGESIDPNSLFDIQVKRIHEYKRQLLNILGAIYRYKKLKEMSPEERKNTTPRTIMIGGKAFATYTNAKRIVKLVNDVGAVVNTDPEVNEYLKVVFVPNYNVSVAEVLIPGSELSQHISTAGMEASGTSNMKFALNGCLIIGTLDGANVEIREEIGEENFFLFGATADEVPKLRKKREAGLFKPDPRFEEAMQFIRTGAFGSYDYNPLLESLEGNSGYGRGDYFLVGHDFPGYMDAQARVDEAYKDRKRWLKMSILSTAGSGKFSSDRTIAQYAKEIWNIEECPVP